From a single Arthrobacter sp. SLBN-112 genomic region:
- the ku gene encoding non-homologous end joining protein Ku, translating to MRAIWKGAIAFGLVNVPVKVYSATEDHDISLHQVHNADGGRIRYQRRCEVCGEVVDYSDIEKAFEEDGRTVVLSKDELKSIPAENSHEIEVVQFVPSEQLEPMMFEKSYYLEPDSKSPKAYVLLRRALEDTDRVAIVQFALREKTRLGALRIKDDVLVLQSLLWPDEVREANFPSLDASIKISSQERDMSAALVESMAADFDPASFTDEYQVQLRQLIDAKLEQGESLDTEETFGVEAGEGGKGEVIDLMEALKRSLDRKRGGGEAASSGTSDDEADTGDEEAEGAKPARKSSGTKASGTKTAASKSTASKTTASKTSASKSATKSTASKATASKAADTKSTGTKSAAAKSTGTKTAEKPAAKTSRARKPA from the coding sequence ATGAGAGCCATCTGGAAAGGTGCCATCGCGTTCGGGCTGGTCAACGTGCCAGTGAAGGTCTACAGCGCCACTGAAGATCATGACATCAGTCTGCACCAGGTTCACAATGCCGACGGCGGCAGGATCCGTTACCAGCGCCGGTGCGAGGTGTGCGGCGAGGTGGTGGACTACTCGGACATCGAGAAGGCGTTCGAGGAGGACGGCCGCACGGTGGTCCTGTCCAAGGATGAGCTCAAGTCCATCCCCGCGGAGAACAGTCACGAGATCGAAGTGGTGCAGTTCGTCCCGTCGGAGCAGCTCGAACCCATGATGTTCGAGAAGAGCTACTACCTGGAACCAGACTCCAAGTCGCCCAAGGCCTACGTGCTGCTCCGGCGCGCGCTCGAGGACACGGACCGTGTAGCCATCGTCCAGTTCGCACTCCGGGAGAAGACCCGGCTGGGGGCCCTGCGGATCAAGGACGATGTGCTGGTGCTGCAGTCCCTCCTTTGGCCCGATGAGGTGCGGGAGGCGAACTTCCCGTCACTGGATGCGTCCATCAAGATCTCTTCCCAGGAGCGGGACATGTCAGCGGCCCTGGTGGAATCCATGGCCGCCGACTTCGACCCCGCATCCTTCACGGACGAATACCAGGTGCAGCTCCGCCAGCTCATCGACGCCAAGCTCGAACAGGGTGAATCGCTGGACACAGAGGAGACCTTCGGCGTCGAAGCCGGCGAGGGCGGGAAGGGCGAGGTCATCGACCTCATGGAGGCCCTCAAACGGAGCCTGGACAGGAAGCGCGGCGGAGGGGAGGCCGCTTCGAGCGGGACTTCCGACGACGAAGCGGACACCGGTGACGAGGAGGCGGAGGGGGCCAAACCTGCGCGAAAGTCTTCCGGTACAAAGGCATCGGGCACCAAGACCGCCGCATCAAAATCGACGGCTTCCAAAACAACCGCCTCCAAAACATCAGCGTCCAAGTCGGCCACGAAATCAACGGCTTCCAAAGCAACTGCTTCCAAAGCGGCGGACACCAAGTCCACTGGAACAAAGTCCGCGGCGGCCAAGTCCACGGGTACCAAGACGGCAGAAAAGCCTGCTGCCAAAACCAGCAGGGCGCGCAAGCCGGCGTGA
- a CDS encoding class I SAM-dependent methyltransferase, whose translation MDNQTDLVDADRELKKKHRAMWASGDYPALVDEMLLELGAVLVEACGIRSRQRVLDVAAGTGNAAIPAAMMGAKVVASDLTPELFEAGRREAANRGVSLEWQEGDAEALPFGDAEFDVVMSCIGVMFAPHHQAAADELLRVCKPGGSVGLLCWTPEGFIGRMFAALKPFAPPPPPGAQPAPLWGSEDHVRELLGDRVTGIQTRKQNLAVKSFHQPADFVRYFKSHYGPIISVYKSLGEDQNKVKALDQALTELADSFGDAHGDIPFQMEWEYLIFTAKKA comes from the coding sequence ATGGACAACCAGACCGACTTAGTGGACGCGGACCGGGAGCTTAAGAAGAAGCACCGGGCCATGTGGGCGTCAGGGGATTACCCGGCCCTCGTCGACGAGATGCTCCTGGAACTGGGCGCCGTCCTGGTCGAAGCCTGCGGAATCAGGTCCCGCCAGCGGGTTTTGGACGTCGCGGCCGGAACCGGCAACGCCGCCATCCCGGCAGCAATGATGGGCGCCAAGGTGGTGGCCAGCGACCTCACCCCGGAGCTTTTCGAGGCAGGGCGCCGGGAGGCCGCAAACCGCGGCGTCAGCCTGGAGTGGCAGGAAGGGGACGCCGAAGCCCTGCCATTCGGTGATGCGGAGTTCGACGTCGTGATGTCCTGCATCGGGGTCATGTTCGCACCGCACCACCAAGCGGCCGCGGACGAACTGCTCCGGGTGTGCAAGCCGGGCGGTTCCGTGGGGCTGCTGTGCTGGACGCCGGAAGGATTCATCGGCCGCATGTTTGCCGCCCTGAAGCCGTTCGCTCCACCGCCCCCGCCGGGCGCGCAGCCGGCACCTCTGTGGGGGAGCGAGGACCATGTCCGCGAACTCTTGGGCGACAGGGTTACAGGGATCCAAACACGCAAGCAGAACCTGGCCGTCAAAAGCTTCCACCAGCCTGCGGACTTCGTCCGCTACTTCAAGTCCCACTACGGCCCCATCATTTCCGTCTACAAATCACTCGGCGAGGACCAGAACAAGGTCAAGGCGCTGGACCAGGCCCTCACCGAGC